One Ranitomeya variabilis isolate aRanVar5 chromosome 5, aRanVar5.hap1, whole genome shotgun sequence DNA window includes the following coding sequences:
- the TES gene encoding testin — protein MELEGKVKKMTLGHEEGSGAPCFKCKDKCEGFELHFWRKICRNCKCGQEEHDVPSNNEDDRKVGRLFEDTKYTAMIAKLKTDGIPTYKRNVMILTSPVAAKKDVSINTVTYEWAPPVQNQTLARRYMELIPKDKQPVAGSEGAQYRKKQLAKQLPAHDQDPSKCHELSPNEVKQMEQFVKTYKNEVLGVGDIKLPKEVGTQAGEAAKPDNGNRSTLATVKNVENKAAAPSGSTYYCFRCKENMKEGDPAVYAERAGYDKLWHPSCFVCFTCSELLVDMIYFWKKGKLYCGRHYCDSEKPRCAGCDELIFSNEYTQAEGLNWHLKHFCCFDCDCVLAGEIYVMVNDKPVCKPCYVKNHAVTCQGCHNAIDPEVQRVSYSGFHWHASADCFLCSCCSKCLIGQKFMPVEGMVFCSVECKKKMTS, from the exons GAAAATCTGTAGAAATTGCAAATGTGGGCAAGAAGAACATGATGTTCCTTCAAACAACGAAGATGATCGTAAAGTTGGCAGGCTGTTCGAGGACACAAAATACACAGCTATGATTGCAAAGCTGAAAACAGATGGCATTCCCACGTACAAGAGGAATGTAATGATCCTGACTAGTCCAGTGGCTGCAAAGAAAGATGTGTCCATCAATACTGTGACCTATGAATGGGCACCACCAGTGCAGAACCAAACGCTA GCCAGGCGTTACATGGAACTTATTCCAAAAGACAAGCAGCCTGTAGCTGGTTCGGAGGGAGCCCAGTACAGGAAGAAACAGTTGGCTAAGCAGCTGCCCGCTCACGATCAGGATCCTTCTAAGTGTCATGAGCTGTCTCCTAACGAAGTGAAGCAGATGGAGCAGTTTGTGAAGACCTACAAAAATGAAGTCCTTGGTGTCGGAGATATCAAGCTGCCTAAAGAAGTGGGGACACAGGCTGGAGAGGCTGCTAAGCCAGACAATGGGAATCGAAGCACACTTGCTACTGTAAAGAATGTGGAAAACAAGGCAGCTGCACCATCGGGATCCACTTAT TACTGCTTCCGGTGCAAGGAGAACATGAAGGAGGGTGACCCTGCGGTGTATGCCGAGCGGGCCGGCTACGACAAGCTGTGGCATCCTTCGTGCTTTGTCTGTTTCACCTGCAGTGAGCTGCTAGTAGACATGATCTACTTCTGGAAAAAGGGAAAACTCTATTGTGGCAGACATTACTGTGACAGCGAGAAGCCGCGGTGCGCAGGCTGTGATGAG tTGATTTTCAGCAATGAATATACTCAAGCAGAAGGTCTAAACTGGCATCTGAAGCACTTCTGCTGTTTTGACTGTGATTGTGTCCTGGCTGGAGAAATTTATGTGATGGTGAATGACAAGCCAGTGTGCAAGCCTTGCTATGTGAAGAATCATGCCGTG ACGTGCCAAGGATGCCACAATGCCATTGATCCCGAGGTTCAGCGTGTGAGCTACAGTGGATTCCATTGGCACGCCTCAGCCGACTGCTTCTTGTGCTCATGTTGCAGCAAGTGTCTGATCGGCCAGAAGTTCATGCCAGTAGAGGGGATGGTGTTCTGCTCCGTGGAGTGCAAGAAGAAGATGACCTCCTAG